A genomic window from Silene latifolia isolate original U9 population chromosome 11, ASM4854445v1, whole genome shotgun sequence includes:
- the LOC141613459 gene encoding uncharacterized protein LOC141613459, producing MDSIKDMTTKFGKLEKFEGVDFRRWQKKMHFLLTALKVVYVLSTPMPKIVGDETLAEIQRKRNKWENDDYICRGHILNGMSDSLFDIYQNVEFARELWDQLESKYMDEDASSKKFLVGNFMNYKMVDSRSEELALVQLGSHLRIEESLRVQDSGKGKGKDVMESSSINMMEKGEGFKNKFKGKKRPFNNINDESNKTPKGACWICGKTGHLKANCKVGKHKKKKCASTSQGGQGSNDQGPPLIKDDVVAWWIDSVATNHVCKDRHWFKDYELVKDGSVLFMGNESTSPIAYRFYVIEPNDSVSVHTVIESRDAIFDESRLSSKPKPRDLVPSSSGAIEGSDNVTTQEATPEIHRSKRKRIAKSFGPDFHTYLFEGSRDECENYYPYCCYIDEDPKTFDEAMWSHDSSFWNEAVNDGMDSIMGNNT from the exons atggatTCAATCAAGGATATGACTACCAAGTTTGGAAAGTTGGAGAAATTCGAGGGTGTCGATTTCCGTCGTTGGCAAAAGAAGATGCACTTCCTTCTCACTGCATTGAAGGTTGTGTATGTGTTGAGTACTCCAATGCCGAAGATTGTGGGGGATGAAACTCTTGCGGAAATTCAACGAAAGAGAAACAAGTGGGAGAATGATGACTACATATGTCGCGGTCACATCTTGAATGGTATGTCCGACTCTCTTTTTGACATTTATCAAAATGTTGAGTTCGCTAGAGAATTATGGGATCAACTTGAGTCTAAATATATGGATGAGGATGCATCTAGTAAGAAGTTCCTTGTTGGAAATTTCATGAATTATAAAATGGTTGATTCTAGATCG GAAGAGTTGGCTCTTGTTCAACTCGGTAGCCATTTGCGCATAGAGGAATCTCTAAGGGTGCAAGATAGTGGCAAGGGTAAAGGTAAAGATGTTATGGAATCCTCTTCCATCAATATGATGGAAAAGGGAGAGGGTTTCAAGAATAAATTTAAAGGGAAGAAACGCCCATTTAACAACATCAATGACGAGTCTAACAAGACACCGAAAGGTGCTTGTTGGATTTGTGGAAAGACCGGGCATTTGAAAGCAAATTGCAAGGTTGGAAAGCACAAAAAGAAAAAGTGTGCAAGTACTAGCCAAGGAGGACAAGGATCTAATGACCAAGGTCCACCACTAATCAAG GATGATGTAGTGGCATGGTGGATAGACTCGGTTGCAACTAATCATGTTTGCAAGGATCGACATTGGTTCAAGGATTATGAACTAGTGAAGGACGGATCCGTTCTATTTATGGGCAACGAGTCTACCTCTCCTATT GCTTATAGGTTCTATGTAATTGAACCTAATGATTCTGTTTCGGTTCACACCGTAATTGAGTCAAGGGATGCGATATTTGATGAGAGTCGTTTATCATCAAAGCCGAAGCCAAGAGATCTAGTACCTAGTTCTAGTGGAGCTATTGAGGGAAGTGACAATGTCACAACTCAAGAAGCAACACCTGAAATTCATAGGAGTAAGAGAAAAAGGATTGCTAAATCATTTGGTCCCGATTTTCATACCTATTTGTTTGAAGGTTCAAGGGATGAATGTGAAAACTATTATCCATATTGTTGTTACATTGATGAGGACCCTAAGACATTTGATGAGGCAATGTGGTCTCATGACTCTTCTTTTTGGAATGAGGCGGTGAATGATGGAATGGATTCCATAATGGGCAATAACACTTGA